From Seriola aureovittata isolate HTS-2021-v1 ecotype China chromosome 16, ASM2101889v1, whole genome shotgun sequence, one genomic window encodes:
- the dclk3 gene encoding serine/threonine-protein kinase DCLK3 — MTPSQRARYGCEAARNAKWRMAVPPNNPFLKRPGGIPQPWPIHPHPTVQAHKSHFLPSPAPHLPLFHTRHAEESAERPHLVTIVRPCGQSTLRKVTVLLNRRGVVSFEQLLLDISEALGFPRWHKAKITRLYTTHAREVKSVCDFFRGEVAFLALGKARPDLSSVQEALEELFPDHSHYRTDALRVWEKRLSPAPDKAAKADSGYSEGADSSETNQETHLDTHTHTQNHTNTQSPYHVDTQQPENYNSGVQKSHKKSCRKPAHLPNHLQRLYVKGGVRERQPSIIGPFKHEEGLTEVEIPSPTLCENCLAIRAKHQGPERINPLSGRVPLPPVSRKQKGSPHTEQEMRKPDVPVSPLPPQPVSRNEEKSLAQLQLLKPLPDVGPAQKDVLQRTTFDLPSDGSDVTLSDIERCYEIGRVVGDGNFAVVRECRRRDNGQTLAIKIVERSKLIGREHMMQNELSLLGSLCHPRIVRLVAYHHTHLHSYLVMELVTGGDLFEAISERGKFSEAEAGLMVSDMSEALNYIHCKSIVHRDLKPENLLIERVAADICRLKLGDFGLAMVVTEPVFTICGTPTYVAPEILCETGYGVAVDIWALGVILYILLCGFPPFRSRDRDQEELFQLIKQGHLHFLSPYWDTIAEEARGLVRALLQPDPTVRLTAQQTLLHPWVKAMASKCRQRTLTDKTRRNTADTGAEQVQSPAQTNAAETMADKTPGHTSSEGKITQKELSRTDERQTEMNISGGQDEDKAPQQQSKETRTVHTISTQVKVLTMSEDSPGQQKPECTSPDSGSPNREPSRREIQDPGPKLSNTDRELNQLDATEHQTELPSQIKT; from the exons ATGACACCCTCACAGAGAGCCCGATATGGATGCGAAGCAGCACGTAATGCTAAATGGAGAATGGCAG TTCCTCCTAATAACCCCTTTTTGAAGCGTCCTGGTGGGATACCCCAGCCATGGCCCATTCACCCCCACCCTACGGTACAGGCCCACAAGTCTCACTTCCtaccctctcctgctcctcaccttcctcttttCCACACCCGTCATGCAGAGGAGAGTGCAGAGCGGCCCCACCTGGTCACCATCGTCCGCCCCTGTGGTCAGAGTACACTGCGGAAG GTAACAGTGCTGTTGAACCGCAGGGGTGTGGTGTCCTTCGAGCAACTGTTATTGGATATCTCTGAGGCGTTGGGGTTTCCTCGCTGGCACAAAGCCAAAATCACACGCCTGTACACGACCCACGCACGAGAG GTGAAAAGTGTATGTGACTTCTTCCGAGGTGAGGTAGCCTTCCTGGCGCTGGGTAAGGCTCGTCCAGATCTGAGCAGCGTGCAggaggctctggaggagctgtttCCAGACCATTCCCATTACCGCACTGACGCACTGCGAGTCTGGGAGAAAAGACTTAGTCCAGCACCAGATAAAGCTGCTAAGGCCGACAGTGGATACAGTGAGGGGGCAGATAGCAGTGAGACTAACCAAGAGACTCAcctagacacacatacacatacacaaaatcaTACTAATACACAGTCACCTTACCATGTAGACACACAGCAGCCTGAAAATTATAACTCAGGTGTTCAGAAGTCTCATAAAAAGAGCTGCAGAAAACCAGCTCACCTTCCTAACCACCTGCAGAGATTATATGTGAAGGGtggggtcagagagagacagcctTCTATCATTGGCCCATTTAAACATGAGGAGGGTCTTACGGAAGTAGAAATACCCTCCCCTACACTGTGTGAAAACTGCTTAGCAATAAGAGCTAAGCATCAGGGTCCAGAACGGATCAATCCCCTATCAGGGAGGGTCCCACTTCCTCCTgtgtcaagaaaacaaaaaggtagTCCTCATACAGAACAAGAGATGAGAAAGCCAGATGTTCCTGTCAGCCCTCTACCTCCTCAACCAGTCAGCAGGAATGAAGAGAAGAGTCTTGCACAGTTACAACTTTTAAAGCCACTTCCAGACGTGGGTCCAGCACAAAAAGACGTACTGCAGAGGACAACCTTTGACCTTCCTTCAGACGGCAGTGATGTCACCCTGTCAGATATTGAGCGTTGCTATGAAATAGGCCGTGTGGTTGGAGATGGGAACTTTGCGGTGGTGCGAGAGTGCCGTCGTCGTGACAATGGGCAAACCCTTGCCATAAAGATAGTCGAACGCTCTAAACTGATTGGTCGAGAGCACATGATGCAGAATGAGCTGAGCCTTCTGGGTAGCCTGTGTCACCCTCGCATAGTGCGGCTGGTTGCgtaccaccacacacaccttcactcCTACCTGGTGATGGAGCTGGTGACCGGGGGGGATCTGTTTGAGGCCATCAGTGAGAGAGGGAAGTTTTCAGAGGCAGAGGCAGGACTGATGGTGTCAGACATGAGTGAAGCACTAAATTACATCCACTGCAAGAGCATCGTCCACCGAGACCTCAAACCAGAAAACCTACTG ATAGAGCGCGTGGCAGCTGACATCTGTAGGCTGAAGCTGGGAGACTTTGGTCTTGCCATGGTTGTGACTGAACCAGTCTTCACCATATGTGGGACACCCACATATGTAGCCCCAGAGATTCTCTGTGAGACAG GTTATGGTGTAGCAGTGGACATATGGGCTCTGGGTGTTATTCTCTACATCCTGCTGTGTGGCTTCCCCCCATTTCGCAGTCGGGATCGGGACCAGGAAGAGTTGTTCCAGCTAATAAAACAGGGAcatctccacttcctgtccccCTACTGGGACACCATCGCAGAGG AAGCCAGAGGCCTTGTCAGAGCTCTGCTTCAGCCAGATCCCACAGTGAGGCTGACAGCACAGCAGACCCTGCTGCACCCCTGGGTGAAGGCTATGGCTTCAAAGTGCAGGCAGAGGACGCTCACAGACAAAACACggagaaacacagcagacactgGAGCAGAGCAAGTTCAGAGTCCAGCTCAGACcaatgcagcagaaacaatGGCAGACAAAACACCAGGACACACCAGCAGCGAGggaaaaatcacacaaaaagaGCTCAGCAGAACTGATGAGAGACAAACTGAGATGAACATAAGTGGAGGGCAAGATGAGGACAAAGCACCACAGCAACAATCAAAAGAGACAAGAACAGTTCACACCATATCTACACAGGTCAAAGTGCTAACAATGTCAGAGGACTCACCTGGTCAACAGAAACCAGAGTGCACCTCTCCAGACTCTGGCTCACCCAACAGGGAGCCCAGCAGGCGAGAAATACAGGATCCAGGTCCCAAGctgtcaaacacagacagggaACTCAATCAGCTTGATGCCACTGAACACCAAACTGAACTTCCATCCCAGATTAAGACatag
- the zftraf1 gene encoding zinc finger TRAF-type-containing protein 1 produces MSSLEERDVGVAAAPGSSSAGLGVGAVGAAVEAVAGVAAMQEEVGIRREGPEPDADEPPKKRVKMPEGESGKLEERLYSVLCCTVCLDLPKASVYQCTNGHLMCAGCFIHLLADSRLKEEQATCPNCRCEISKNLCCRNLAVEKAVSELPTECTFCLKQFPRSSLERHQKEECQDRVTQCKYKRIGCPWQGPFHELPAHESECSHPTKTGTELMGILGEMDQNHRRDMQLYNSIFSLLCYEKIGFTEVQFRPYRTDDFITRLYYETPRFTVLNQTWVLKARVNDSERNPNLSCKRTLSFQLILKSKVNSALECSFLLLKGPYDDVRIKPVIHHHSFSNDANETDYVPLPISDSVECNKLLAAKNINLRLFIFQVQK; encoded by the exons ATGTCTTCACTGGAAGAGAGAGACGTGGGCGTTGCGGCCGCCCCTGGCTCCTCCTCGGCCGGCCTGGGGGTCGGGGCCGTGGGGGCGGCAGTGGAGGCTGTCGCCGGGGTCGCTGCCATGCAGGAGGAGGTCGGGATACGACGAGAAGGGCCCGAGCCTGACGCAGACGAGCCACCCAAGAAGAGGGTGAAAATGCCCGAGGGAGAGTCAGGAAAGCTGGAGGAGAGACTGTACTCAGTGCTGTGCTGCACCGTGTGCCTAGACTTGCCCAAGGCGTCTGTATACCAG TGTACCAATGGACATCTGATGTGTGCAGGCTGTTTCATCCACCTCCTGGCTGATTCTCGTCTCAAAGAAGAACAGGCCACATGTCCCAACTGCAG gtgtgaGATCAGCAAGAACCTGTGCTGCAGGAACCTTGCGGTGGAGAAGGCTGTCAGTGAGCTGCCGACAGAATGTACCTTCTGCCTAAAACAGTTCCCCCGCTCCAGCTTAGAGAGACACCAGAAAGAGGAGTGTCAAGACAG GGTGACGCAGTGTAAGTACAAGAGGATCGGCTGCCCTTGGCAAGGTCCCTTCCATGAGCTGCCAGCACATGAGAGTGAGTGCTCCCATCCCACTAAGACTGGTACAGAGCTGATGGGAATCCTGGGAGAGATGGACCAGAACCACCGCAGAGACATGCAGCTCTACAACAGCATCTTTAGCCTGCTCTGCTACGAAAAGATTGGGTTTACAG AGGTGCAGTTCAGGCCGTACCGCACTGATGACTTCATCACTCGTCTGTACTATGAAACACCGCGCTTCACTGTCCTCAACCAGACGTGGGTGCTGAAGGCCCGCGTTAATGACTCCGAGCGCAACCCCAACCTCTCCTGCAAGCGCACACTCTCCTTCCAGCTCATCCTCAAGAGCAAG GTGAACTCTGCCCTGGAGTGCTCCTTCCTGCTGTTGAAGGGGCCGTATGACGACGTGCGGATCAAGCCTGTCATCCACCACCACTCCTTCAGCAACGATGCCAACGAGACCGACTACGTCCCTCTGCCCATCTCTGATTCGGTGGAGTGCAACAAACTGCTGGCCGCCAAAAACATCAACCTGCGCCTATTCATCTTCCAAGTCCAAAAATAA